CTCAAAAGGAGCCCTTTGACCACGTGTCGTGAATCCCCATGCAGCGTTTACTGCTTCTACGTTTTCCTCACTATTCTTTTTGCATGGACCACCATTGGGTTCTTCACGTAGAACCAATATTCTGAAGAGTGAAATTATATAACTACTCCTATTTTTTACTAAAGATCATGACTGGAgctgtaatattttcaatacttcAAGAAATCTTTGAGTTTGTTAATTTCATGGAGGCAAAgctatttaaaaacaataccacttgaaaaaaaattgaggtcTAGTTTAGAATAAAGATTTTtcgcgtttttattttttgttcaggttaaaaaaggtgaatattttttataaaataaagttaTACTTTAAGAACacaattgaatatttctttaGGTACAATCAATTGTAAACATTATAGTTGAaggaatgtaaattcgaaaaattggtgattttgaaaaattaacgacggagccaggaatcgaacggcgtctagagatgcttgaccggagccttactcctaTGAGcctatgagattttgatgaaataatatctgtgGATTGAAgatattaaagaaatgaaatgacatggaattttgaaaaaggtacgccaaggcagaacgtcggggcgtaacaccgctctgactctgttgtcgttaatttctctcatcacctttAAACATTATACTTGTTGGCAATTTAACCATAAACATCATTCCATATTCTGTATTCTATTCTTCCGCATCACGGAAGTTGGGAAATCTTTCTCTCATAATTTGTTGTTGAATTCGTTGAGCCAAAGCGCGTGGTCCTCGTCTGTTGTATTCTTCATCTTGATCCATCGGATCAACATCATTCTCTACGGGATGAGCTATCGGTGCTAGTTGTTCGTCATCTTCATTGTTTAATCGTAGTTGCACTCTCATGTTGTGCAGTACTGCACACGCATTAACAATTTTCGCTGCGAACGCTGGTTCGTACATCAAGACTCGCTGGTATGACAAGCATCTCCATACAGATTTAAAAACTCCAAAAAACCGCTCGACGACGCTTCTAGCCTTACATAGTTGTTGTGTATATTGATGTTGTCGCGTATCTTCAGGAAAATTGGCCAGAGGTGTTAACAGCCAAGGCTCCAACGGATATCCAGCATCACCTGATGGAAAATATGttgatttagaaaaaagtagactaaatataatatgcatattatgtatataaaactCAAACTGAACCTATGCTGCTTTGCTgaacagtgaaaaatattttcgcttTGACTGCGCTTAAGGTGTTAACCAAGATTCATCACAGCTTCTTGAGGCAGGCGAAAAAGGCTGAGAAACTCTTCTCGTGGTAGCTGAAAAGGATTCTGAGCATTTCTCAGTCGCCTTCTTTCCACACGACGTTCGAGTCGACGTAATCTTTCCTCAAGAACGAACACATCCCAAGCAAGGTATTCGATAGCTATGATCCTTTGAGATTGAAGATAATCAAAGAAACAGCGTACATAATAGACTTAATAgtagaaatgaattattaataaaattaatgaataattatatttgtggAAGCAACTTTGTGGGTTCTTCGGAGCAACACTACAATTTATAGGTtatgttattcttttttagaaaataatgaaatctaTTCTACAGTTTTTTCTGAAGTCAATCTGCATTGATAATTCCTAATTACTGCAAAATTCAACTTACTTACTTGTTATTTCAAAcgtcgtaattatttttcactttcggaGCACTTTTCAAAGCACTTTCTCGGAGTCAAGAAAAATATGGGAAACGCACACCACTCCTCTAGCTCGTGTGCAAAGTGTCGTTATAATGGTCGTTATagcgtaccgagggggtctcTGAGCCTCGCTATCCGCTCGCACCGTAACGACATCATAACGAAACTTTTCGTTACTAATAACGACAAAACTCGCTAAGAATAGTGTACAGAATCGCATTTGTCGTTATAATAGCGATGCGGTCGGTAGCATAACGAAACTTGTCGTTATGAGTCCATAACGACAGCATAACGAGTTACAGAATCGCGCTACTGACTGTGACTGAATGATTGTGCGCGCCTCGATTTAAACCTTCATGCGCGCCACCGCGGCACGAATTTCAACTATTTTAAGGCGagtttcgataaaattctAGTTATTTACTAAGGATTTGTCACAATACGTCACTTCCTGTCGGTATCCATAACGACGATTCGTTATCCCATTCTGTAACGTCGAAGTGTCGCTATTCGTAGTTACGGAATCGCACCGTCGTTATGAGATTGTCGTTACACGCAGCGAAATTCGTTATCGTTACGATAGCGTTCCGAATCGTTATTCTTATAACGAGTTATAGAATCGCCCTACTGTGAGcgacagagatagaaaaaatttctctctgttGGCGCAATGGCGCTACAGCCTACCCGccaaaaataacgaaatttgAGTTTCTGTAACTCAGCCCTACTAGATAGTTGCGACGCAGTGCCGAAACCGTAAACTACAAATTGATTCAATATGTGAGTCACTCCTAGCCTACCCCCACCACCAGAGTtgcaagacctgtatgtaagaccgtgcgCCATCCAGTGTAATATACAGATCAGTGAGCTTAacccacggtcttacatacaggtctggcaACTCGGTCAAAACTTCAGTGGTGGGGGTGTTCACCGTGCCTTGGTGCTTGTTGGAACGCTTCGAGGTTCTTAATTCAGTCACTAGAGTCCGCTCATGCATTAAACGAAAAATCTAAGATCATTGAGCGCTCcaggacaaaaaaaaacatttgtgaAATGCGTGTAGATTATCATtgcatttaataaataaatgtaaacaATACCATgcgtcgaaaataaaatctctaactaaaaaattggcaGCAATGAATCCGACACAGTGTCCAACCTTGCTCTGCAGCTGTGTCCGGACGACTGTGTCGTTCTGTGTCGTTGTTGGAAAGCACCATGTTCGACACAGTGTCGTTCTGTGTCGCTCTGTGTCGTTGCTGGAAAGCTCCCCATATGGGGAAGGGGGTGAGTGCGCTATACGGGCTTACACCGCAAGAGGCGCTTAAATCGCACCTTGACAATTCTTACGCTGTCCCAAAAACTGGGCCAGCTTTTGAGCAAAGTGCTGCTCGAGTGTTGTTCCTTCCTACTACTCcgtggtctcagattcattgtccccaagtgtacacaCAAAAATACATACACTGTTGTCATTCGTCAAGTAGCACGTGTCAAGCAAACATTTACGGCTTTCCGTGCAGTCTACTCTATTTAATGTCATTTGCGTTGGATACAAGACGTCTAGTTGATTTCTTTGCGTTGATTTGAGTATTTTTTGACTCGACTATAATGGAAAATCGCTTGGCGGAATTAGCTGTGGAACTATTCGAGATCAACGCCATGAAGTTCGGCAGCTTCGTAACAAAAGCCGGCCGGCCGACACCCGTCTGCTTTGATCTAAGAGTAATTATTTCACATCCGCGGTTGATGGTAGGTAACTTATATTTCGTTACTTCTGTTCCAATTatcaattttgtttgaaaataaataaaggcCAAAATATACGCGAAGAAAACATCATATAAAACGAATCAATGACTACGGATTGCTGCACAGCGCAGTTTCATGACTGTTTAAGTCCTGAAGTCTGCTAGAATCACGTGAAGCAGTTACTGCTATGAAGTCTCATAACAGTAATGTATGTCCAACTTCCAGATGGGTTATCCCTCAAATGTGGCtgcatttcaaaaaaatgtgcaaaCTATGAGTTTCGACCACCGATTATCTATACCCAGTGCAACATTGAATGTTCTGTTGAAACTAACGTTTCTTTATCTTCTTACGCCACACTTCTTTAATTGACGAAACTAAATATCACTTGTTGACTAGTATCCAAAATTTGCAGAAGTCTGTGTCCACCTTACTGTGGACCCTGGCAGAAAATGGCAAAAGTGCATCACAAATTTGTGGTATGCCTTACACAGCGTTGCCAATTGCTGCTTTGATATCTGCACAATCAAACATACCTTTGCTGATAAGGAGGAAAGAGACTAAATCCTAtaggacaaaaaaaataattgagggCCAATTCAAAGAGGGCGAAAATTGCATCATAATTGAAGACATTGTGACGACTGGGAGTAGCGTTTTAGAGGCTGTAAAAGACCTAACAGATGTAGGGTTGAAGGTTGAGGAAGCTGTCGTTATTCTGGATCGACAGCAGGGTGGTGATCACAATCTAAGTGCAGAGGGCATCCGAATGAGGAGCTTATATTCTCTGACTAGTTTAATGCAATACCTATTGAATGCAGGCAAAGTGACGTCAGCCATCGTCCAAGACGTCAAAAGTTATGTGGAACAAAGTAAAGATCAATTAAACAGCGAAGGTGAGTCGGTGTAATTGAAGAATTTAACCTGACCAAGGAAATTAGAAGCTAACGAACTAAAAATCATTCATATTCTGGGGGTTTTTTGATCAAATAGGGAAATAATCTTAGTATCCTTCAGACGCGTTATCATACTCCAaacatttggattttttttttaagcacaGTAACTAAAActtaaatataatttgattttctcTTAGAAAACTCGGTGAGTCGATTGAGAATCGACTTCGCATCACGGGCAAAACTTGCCAAGAACCCAGCGGCAGCAAAACTGTTCAATATAATGTCGGCAAAGAAAAGTACTCTCTGTCTAGCAGTAGATTTGACAAAAGCTGATGAAGTTTTAGATTTGGCCGAACTAGCAGGACCGCACATAGCTGTTTTAAAAACTCATATTGATCTACTTGAAGATTTTACATCTGAGTTTATCGATAAGTTGAAACAGCTGTCCAAAGAGCACAACTTCTTGATAATGGAGGACAGAAAGTTCGCTGATATTGGTCACACGGTATCCTTGCAGTACAGAAATGGGGTTTATAAAATAGCAGAATGGGCAGATTTTGTTACTGCCCATACTGTTCCTGGTTCGAGTATTGTTTCTGGTTTACAAGATGGACTGAAGGGGATTAAGGAAAGTCGGGGGATATTTTTAGTTGCAGAAATGTCTAGTGAAGGAGCCTTAACCATTGGAGAATATGTGAAACATTCTGTTCTTTTGTCTGAAACGTCAAACCTAGTAGCTGGTTTAGTGTGTCAGTACAATGTGTTCGACGATCCAGGTTTGATACAACTCACGCCAGGAATTAGATTGGAAAAGTCCCGTGATGATTTGGGACAGCAATACAAGACTCCTCAAATGGTGATCAATGCTGGGGCAGATTTAGCCGTTGTCGGTAGAGGTGTTACAGCCGCGCAGGACAAATTATCAGCCATCATTCAGTATAAAGAAAAACTATGGCAAGCCTACAGTGAAAGGATTAGTAATTGAAATGACACGTCAGTCTATTCGTTGTGATTAGAAGTGTGAAATACAAGTTGAAAAACTCATACTTGACTTGGATAAAGAGGTGATTTGTATTCAACAGGATTGGAAAAGCTAATAGTGTAATTATATGCGTCAATCAATGAAATATGTGATCATGTACAACATACGTAGCAACAATTAActggaaaatatatttctcgtAAAGTGTTGGATCAAATGGATATTCAAACGGTACACCAAGTAGAAGTTATTTTTTACAGAGTAAATCAATGGAAGAAATCACTCGTGGAAAGTATTAGTCATGAACACTGTCATATACACAGGTCTGGGCACTCCAACCCCTTTCCTATATAACGCGGCATGACCGTCTTGAAGCCTGTGTTTCTCAATTTGTGCACCAAAGATCGGAACGCTGCAATCCCCGAGGCCGGTGTGCAACGAAGAGAGGAATATAGGGCAGCCGTCTCTCTCCGTGCGCTTGCGTGCTAaggccgtgttcgaaaattgactgacagtactgtcggcaatcttttatctcttttgcgcttcCAAGTGCGTAAATAGCTCTgactctgtcctagggaattttcagtactgtcagtcaatttacgaacacggccTAAGTCGGCCTCTCCCTCATTAGCGCTAGCGgcaaaaattcacaacatcGGCTTCATTTTCGTGCACGGTTTTACAGCCGGAGTGCCCAGACCTGTCTATAAGTCTGTGGTCATGAAGTTACTCTGCTAATATGTCGCAAAACATTAGGATGAAAAACTTGAGTTATTCACATTAATTattctaacaataatacgtAATGTTgaataatgttgaaaaaattcacgataGGATTTACAGTGCACCTCCTTCACATTACATTACAATTCTGCAGCATTATCTTAAATTCGACGTAAAATTTTGCTGGATGTATGCAGTAATTTTGAGCTTTAATTGAAAAGTAAATGTCTAAATTTACACCACATCGTTTACCACAGTTAGAAGCTAAAGTGAAATCACCTGTTTATAAACAACGGATCTCGGCGTATCTGAACCCAAGATACAATCAGTATGGTATaagatttcttttttgcttttaaatttttttttacttttaaatctcattgtcattatcattgttatttttactatCCATTGTTACAATTTGTGCGCatatgaaattgttgaatacaatttttttcatatcactTATGGTATTCATTTACACAAGCTTTACAAGTAATCAAACAAACCTGCCAAGAAAGTAGAAAGTTAAGCGACTTGTTACCTTTGTAAGTACTTTCATATAATACTTGATATTCAACTTGAAAAACActttttcgatatatttttgGGAAATACAAACGAAATAGAATAAGTAAACAGACAAGGACAAGGTTTGTTAGATGTATCATGACGTATCGTACCTATCTACGAGCAACAAGGTACAAATGAACAAGTTCATTGGGATAAGCAGAGACACGATTAAATGCTACAAAAATAAGTAAGTAGACAAAGCGTTATAACTATATTTGTTAAAACAGGGTTTATTCGCTTTTTGCAATctgaaattccctgacttccAGGTAATCCGACCTgaatataggatttttctagcAACCTCTTAAGAAATATGCCGCTGATTactgacaatttttttacagattaaTATTAATACCTTAAATATTACCTAGTAActaactgtttgaatatcaatttacaaacTACAGCCTGCAATTttccgtaagaaaaaaacagaagtAGGTATGGTctgtaatattatacatagaattTATGAATTGGtggtatgaaataaaatttcaagtgcaattattttttttcttaattgatAGTACTATATATAAGACCGAGTTTGTTTCTTCCACAGATTCAAAATTCCagtcattttcgaaaatcccAGACTTCCTTGACGTAAGAAATCCCTCGAGTTTTCCCGTTTTTCCCTGTATACGAACCCTGTGAAACATCGACCAAACAAGGATAAGGATATTTAAATTTcctcgaataaaatttctattttactCGTAAATGTACGAATTGTTACATgcaagtgtttttttttcgtcaattatattttatattcatgtatgtaAATATCACCTTACCATAATAATATTACTTGCGTTTTTACTTTCAACCTTTGTTATTATAACTCAATGTCAATATTATTACCTTCGAAATAACACCCTTAAATGCTAGCGTCCTAGATGGGTAGAATATAATTGGCCAAATGAGTTTTACTAAATAGTTCCATCACCTAGTATTTGCAAACCTGTATACAAAACCGTGAATAACCTGTCATCTAGAGAATTACCGTTTATTTGCCAGAATacttttttccgaaaaattgaGATGGATGATGTGCGTGCAAGTCAGGCATGAATAATCGATATCGTGAAGAGTTATTGGTTCACAAATTGAATATGTAAGGCTGATTATTAGTATGTTTTTCTCTTGAGTGACTATATTGTCTATACCCAGAGAAAATGGTGAAACACAGCGCATTGAGCAACCGACTGCTCATGCAAGAACTCTTTTGTCAGTTCATGCAGACTGGCATCTCAAGCTTTAGCTATCGAAAGTGGTTTATAGAGGCTTATGTAGGTGATGCACGTTCTTTTTGGTTAACAATAAGTACACCTTAAATATTTGATGTGGTGATTCGAAAATTCTTGGCAATAAGTTTTATTGTTAGCTGACTGATAATTGTTACTTGTCATAACATAATTTTAATTCGCCACTTGACGCGGAAGAGTTTGACATCTCATGATATGTTTCCAGTAAATTGGTTCATCCTGCCTTTTAAACTAAAGTATTCCTGCGGTCTCACCAACCAATGAAgtccaattaatttattaaggTTCACTGTTTCCTCTCGTTATATGCAAGAAGACATCATTGGGAACCCACGCACCAACGAGCTTGGAGTAGCTTAAATCAGGCTTAAAtcttcaatgaaaaatttttaaaaagaacCATTTTTCTCCCTGCGAATTCAAATTGTTTATTGACAAATGTAAACAGCTTGTGATTACATTTTTGTCGAATAATCGTCGTATTCTGCACAAAAAATGCACTCAAACACATctgagaaacaaaatttttgcgagcaatttatattttttgtaaacaatTTTCTGTACCTGATTGTGAGAATCAACTTTAAATGGGTTAAAATCAGGTTTCTTGATGCAAGGGCTTTCATCGATTTAGGTCGTTAAACATTGACACATTAGTTTTGAACGATTTGGAGAAGGTTTGGAAGTTGTTGTGATCAAAATTTCCCCACCAACCCCAATTAAAGACCACCTGATGGTCACATGTTGGTATAAGTGCATTACACAAAGCCGTAGTCATCTTCAGTGCTGTTAATTATGCATTGATAAGGGGCTATGCTCAATTTTCTGCGAAACTTGTAGCAATTCAAAGCTGTTGAAAACATACTGGAGGATATAAAATGTGTCACACGTCGAAATATAAAAGGTacgtaattattacaaattcgATTAGTATGATTTGTGAAGATTTGAATAATAGCAATCACAGCATTGAATTTGCTGgaatgagcaaaaaaaatatagcctATGATCTATGTAATAAATTCTTATAATAGTATaaacatatattatatgaaaCACCTTTGGATTAGAGAGTTCCGTATACTTGTGCTATAGTACAACTTGTAGTATAGTACAGCTGGTAATTACAGTGATATATTATAGAATAATGATATTACAGGTCCGTGAATATTTGTTAGATCTTGCACGACACTTAGTAATCCAGTGCCCATTCATTTTCTTGAAGAAATGCATCAACAACTTCCTTCATGGATAGGTTGGGTATGAGCTGATCTTGGGTCAGGCGAACTCGCGTCACAGGATCAAAATGACCCACCCTCTGCAAATGCTCCTCGATATCTTTTCGTTCATAGGTGATACCACTCGGCGTTATTACTGGTTCCTGAAGGATTTCGAAACTGATCTTGCCACAGAGGTAGTCTGGTACTTCCCGCACCTGTTTCCCAACAATCAGTGTGACTTTATCGACTAATGCAAGTGCAACATTTGTTTCAATACACGAACTtaaaaataatctgaaaatattacacggtgaaaatgaattaaaataaatataaaataataaaatctcaaaagtaacaaaaaatcgAAGAGATCTGAGGGTAGGCAggtcaaaatttatttttgttcaaaacaaATATGTAATGTTGCATGAGGAAATATCCTGAGAGTATACCACTCAGGATCTTCACAAGAAGGCCAGATTCAAACAAAATatgtcgaaatattttttcaatttatttttttaaaaggaATGTTATAAACAAACTCGCAAgcagttgcaagaaaaaaaaatacccaagGTCGAAAACATTGCAAGACTAATATTTGATATATCATCATTCCAGCTCTTAAGGGCATGCAATAGTCGATGCCGAACTTTTAATCATGcaatcaattaaaaataaatttgggGGGGGGGTCCAAAGTTTGACGATATTCGACACTCATGTTCAGGCATAAAAGAATGGGGGTACGAAGATTTAAACAAGGAGGAAACCGAAGATAGGGAATCCTATATATAGTGTGCTCTATATCATTCTATCTCTCCATAACTTCTTGGCCGATTTCAGGCGGTATTGCTCTATTTTTACTAAGTGAGATACTTTCCATCATTCCATTCCACCTCAGTAATTTACAGTTCTGGTTTAGATCGATTCCGTTCATTCGTTTAtcaatgaaacgaaaaactGTACTTAAAAGGCTGGTAAAGGACTATTGCATGCTCGTAATAACATTTCATATGTGGAACATACAATCACTACTATGTGAATCATTATACTGATAAAAAGTAAGCAATTTTATAGCGATACTAACTCTTCGTCGTTCATCCACTTTGGCGAATAAATCGTTCAGGTGAGCAATACAGTTGTCCCGATACTCTTCAACCTGTTCTTTCGTCGTTCCTGTTCTATCTGTTTCTTCCTCATTCTCTGTGCCTTCACTATCGTTGGCCTCAAGACTAGCAATGTTCCGGTCGGCATCCTGGATGATCAATTGATTAAGGTAAGATTGCAGTTCAATATCTTGCGCCACCCTTTGTTCTTCCCGCAATTGAAAACGCCGTTTTCTTGCCTGCCTCAGCATAGCTGTCACATCATCTCCATAATTCAACTTTTGTTCTTTGGCTAGATCCACCGCTAAACATGACACAACAATTGATGTTAGCCTTAGCATTTCTACAATGGTGTGAAGTATCATCGTGGAAAGAATACCAGGTGAGCCATTGCGCATGTCATCGATCCGGCCAGTGAGCGGTCAAATTGTTGAGCAAGAATGTAGCCaacgtttttaaaaatcatagCATACACATAGCATATTTACATGCACTGAGTTGCGTGCTATAAGTTACTAATTCTCGTAACTTGCGCTATTTGCCAAAAGGTAAACGGGTCGCATCTTTATGAGCACGGAGTCACGTGTCATGAGTCCGTGATAATCGGTAATACTCTCTACGGATCATGCCGTGCACCTTATTCAAGCAACCGAAGTTACAGCTTTCATTTCAGGTTGAGCACTGTATCCCGCCACGACCATCTAAAACGTCAAAATAAATAGTATTCGGATGACTATGGCAGGTTACGATGTTCAATCTGAACATAAGCTGTACTCTGATTGCTTGAATAAGGCACACGCATCGTTCTAAAGATAGCAAAACTCATAGCATATCCAGCTATTGGCTCAGTCATGTGGGATGCATAAACCGAGTCGAATTTGGACCACGAGGCTGAAGCTGGCAGCTGAaattagcagccaaacgttctAATGTTCACTCGAATAAAGTAGTGAAgtccgaaaatcaaaattttttaaaatacctTGAACCCCCAATATTTTCACAGATTTATGAGTATAAGActaaactatatttttctatttccaaaaagttgAACACGTTTCGCTGCTAACTCTGACTGCTAGTTTCAACTTCATATTTGGACCCCGTATTGTCATACCTGATATTCTTGTTACTATGATAAAGTATGTATATGTGCTGAAAGGTGAATGGGGAAAGTAACTGAGAGGCTAAAGTTAGTTACgttaacgaaaagaaaaatctggGAAAAAATTGTCCTAGTAAgaattttagaatgactttcaaaAAGTcggcttttcaaaatatcaatgtgttttgtttattataatttattgaattgCAAACAATCCTGAATGTGCGAGGTAACGATTTTTGCTAATCATGCATTGTGTAGTActgttactaacttcaacctcataaGTAACTGACTGCCAACACTTGCAGTGGCGAATCTGATCCTTAACTCTTTGACTTTTAACGATGTGATAAATCGCGTACCTACAAcaaatttcagataatttggctaattataaaatgttactcaaagtataaaaattagaagaatATTTTCGAGGTAGTGAGTTTGCATGAGTATTATCCTCTCCCGTTTTGGATGCATACCCTAAGGCCGAACAGGATGTAAGATGAACCAAAATCATCATTGCAGTCAAATATTCTGATacaaataaaacttttaataGATTTTTATAAGTCTGAAATGCAAGGTGCAAATGATTCCAAAAATGTGAACTGCtaaggaatttaaaaaaaaaacagtttctgGCACAGACTCAAATGTCAAACAATACAGAAAAATAACCACTGTAGAATGAAGTTACGAAACAATGTATACAGAGTTAACATAAAAACGTATAATTGacttttgaaatgaaaaatatatctccCAAATTATTGGACACTCATGTAGTACTTCCATGTGAAGTAATTCCTTTTTGCTTAGTTATCAACATTTTAATATATTAAGACACAACGTAAGG
The Neodiprion lecontei isolate iyNeoLeco1 chromosome 3, iyNeoLeco1.1, whole genome shotgun sequence DNA segment above includes these coding regions:
- the LOC107216518 gene encoding uridine 5'-monophosphate synthase, which codes for MENRLAELAVELFEINAMKFGSFVTKAGRPTPVCFDLRVIISHPRLMKSVSTLLWTLAENGKSASQICGMPYTALPIAALISAQSNIPLLIRRKETKSYRTKKIIEGQFKEGENCIIIEDIVTTGSSVLEAVKDLTDVGLKVEEAVVILDRQQGGDHNLSAEGIRMRSLYSLTSLMQYLLNAGKVTSAIVQDVKSYVEQSKDQLNSEENSVSRLRIDFASRAKLAKNPAAAKLFNIMSAKKSTLCLAVDLTKADEVLDLAELAGPHIAVLKTHIDLLEDFTSEFIDKLKQLSKEHNFLIMEDRKFADIGHTVSLQYRNGVYKIAEWADFVTAHTVPGSSIVSGLQDGLKGIKESRGIFLVAEMSSEGALTIGEYVKHSVLLSETSNLVAGLVCQYNVFDDPGLIQLTPGIRLEKSRDDLGQQYKTPQMVINAGADLAVVGRGVTAAQDKLSAIIQYKEKLWQAYSERISN
- the LOC107216519 gene encoding E3 ubiquitin-protein ligase CHIP isoform X2 translates to MEANVLEIKNPTQATYFTNRALCHLKLKRWDSSCQDCRRALDIDPCLVKGHFFLGQALLELELFDEAVKHLQRAVDLAKEQKLNYGDDVTAMLRQARKRRFQLREEQRVAQDIELQSYLNQLIIQDADRNIASLEANDSEGTENEEETDRTGTTKEQVEEYRDNCIAHLNDLFAKVDERRRVREVPDYLCGKISFEILQEPVITPSGITYERKDIEEHLQRVGHFDPVTRVRLTQDQLIPNLSMKEVVDAFLQENEWALDY
- the LOC107216519 gene encoding E3 ubiquitin-protein ligase CHIP isoform X4; protein product: MIKNPTQATYFTNRALCHLKLKRWDSSCQDCRRALDIDPCLVKGHFFLGQALLELELFDEAVKHLQRAVDLAKEQKLNYGDDVTAMLRQARKRRFQLREEQRVAQDIELQSYLNQLIIQDADRNIASLEANDSEGTENEEETDRTGTTKEQVEEYRDNCIAHLNDLFAKVDERRRVREVPDYLCGKISFEILQEPVITPSGITYERKDIEEHLQRVGHFDPVTRVRLTQDQLIPNLSMKEVVDAFLQENEWALDY
- the LOC107216519 gene encoding E3 ubiquitin-protein ligase CHIP isoform X1 — encoded protein: MSKMYSTTNLSDKELKEQGNRLFNLHKYEDAASCYTKAIIKNPTQATYFTNRALCHLKLKRWDSSCQDCRRALDIDPCLVKGHFFLGQALLELELFDEAVKHLQRAVDLAKEQKLNYGDDVTAMLRQARKRRFQLREEQRVAQDIELQSYLNQLIIQDADRNIASLEANDSEGTENEEETDRTGTTKEQVEEYRDNCIAHLNDLFAKVDERRRVREVPDYLCGKISFEILQEPVITPSGITYERKDIEEHLQRVGHFDPVTRVRLTQDQLIPNLSMKEVVDAFLQENEWALDY
- the LOC107216519 gene encoding E3 ubiquitin-protein ligase CHIP isoform X3, which gives rise to MTKSKRYWIIISRIKNPTQATYFTNRALCHLKLKRWDSSCQDCRRALDIDPCLVKGHFFLGQALLELELFDEAVKHLQRAVDLAKEQKLNYGDDVTAMLRQARKRRFQLREEQRVAQDIELQSYLNQLIIQDADRNIASLEANDSEGTENEEETDRTGTTKEQVEEYRDNCIAHLNDLFAKVDERRRVREVPDYLCGKISFEILQEPVITPSGITYERKDIEEHLQRVGHFDPVTRVRLTQDQLIPNLSMKEVVDAFLQENEWALDY